From Chryseobacterium joostei, the proteins below share one genomic window:
- a CDS encoding aldo/keto reductase, with protein MKFRKLGNTEEQLSAIGLGCMGMSFAYGHADEQESINTLHRALDLGVNFWDTADMYANGENEKLISKVLVPNRDKIFIATKFGFRFKDGKASHSGAPGTYFDGSPEWIKQAVDLSLQRLKIDTIDLYYAHRVDPNIPVEETVGAMAELVKAGKVKYIGLSEASAESIRKANKIHPITALQSEYSILTKDVESEILPTIRELGISLVPYSPLARGLFANISEVQNLGDDDFRKSLPRYQQEYLENNTKLAHEINEFAASKGVKGTQLALAWVLNQGNDIIPIPGTKRIKYLEENIAAVNIDLSQSDLDTIDAILKKYPNVGERYSEGSMKLVNN; from the coding sequence ATGAAATTTAGAAAATTAGGAAACACAGAAGAGCAGCTTTCTGCTATTGGATTAGGTTGTATGGGAATGAGCTTTGCTTACGGCCATGCAGATGAACAGGAAAGTATCAATACTTTACATAGAGCATTAGATCTAGGAGTTAACTTTTGGGATACTGCAGATATGTATGCCAATGGAGAAAACGAAAAGCTGATCTCCAAGGTTTTAGTTCCCAACAGAGATAAGATTTTTATTGCCACTAAATTCGGGTTCAGGTTTAAAGATGGAAAAGCCAGTCATAGTGGTGCTCCGGGCACCTATTTCGACGGTTCGCCGGAGTGGATTAAACAAGCAGTAGATTTAAGTCTTCAAAGGTTAAAAATAGATACCATAGACTTGTATTATGCCCACAGGGTTGATCCAAATATACCTGTAGAAGAGACTGTAGGGGCGATGGCTGAATTGGTAAAAGCAGGAAAAGTAAAATATATCGGTCTATCTGAAGCTTCAGCAGAATCAATAAGAAAAGCCAATAAAATTCACCCAATTACTGCTTTACAATCAGAATATTCCATCCTTACCAAGGATGTTGAAAGTGAAATACTTCCAACCATCAGAGAATTAGGAATCTCCTTGGTTCCGTATTCACCACTGGCGAGAGGTCTTTTTGCCAATATCAGTGAAGTACAAAACCTTGGAGATGATGATTTTAGAAAATCATTACCTCGTTATCAGCAGGAATATCTGGAAAATAATACTAAACTGGCTCATGAGATTAATGAGTTTGCAGCTTCCAAGGGAGTGAAGGGAACTCAATTAGCATTGGCTTGGGTACTGAATCAGGGAAATGATATTATTCCGATTCCGGGAACCAAACGAATCAAGTATCTGGAAGAAAATATTGCAGCCGTTAATATTGATCTTTCCCAGTCCGATCTGGACACCATTGATGCCATTCTGAAAAAATATCCGAATGTAGGAGAAAGATACAGTGAGGGCTCTATGAAGTTAGTAAACAACTAA
- a CDS encoding MBL fold metallo-hydrolase, whose amino-acid sequence MIIFLLMIYYWIITIAALLIVTYFIVINGKPFGGVPKGKRLERMKQSKLYRNKQFHNISYTPSIAEGYKMSKVTYDFFLGKKHPLLKPLKRIPSIHTDLRAIDKNTDVFIWLGHSSYYLQTDGVSFLIDPVLSLYGSPFKYFNKAFKGSDIYKPEDIPELDYLIITHDHFDHLDYPTVQSIRDRTHKAIVPLGVGVHLERWGYKENQLIEEEWGAEVELKNNIKIAFTPARHFSGRRVRQNDTLWASYVLETPTKKIFLGGDSGYDSHFKMIGEKYGPFNYAILENGQYGEAWRYIHTLPEDVIQASIDINAKKIIPVHAAKFALALHPWNEPLQKITSLGKEQNLDILTPMIGEVVDLNNSNQQFTVWWED is encoded by the coding sequence AGTAACCTACTTTATCGTGATAAACGGAAAACCATTTGGTGGTGTCCCAAAAGGAAAGAGGCTGGAACGTATGAAGCAGTCAAAGCTGTATAGAAATAAGCAGTTTCATAATATTAGTTATACACCCTCTATTGCTGAGGGCTACAAAATGTCAAAAGTTACCTACGATTTCTTTTTAGGAAAAAAGCACCCGCTACTGAAACCCTTGAAAAGAATTCCATCCATTCATACAGATTTGAGAGCTATTGATAAAAACACTGATGTTTTTATTTGGCTGGGCCATTCATCCTATTATTTACAGACCGATGGGGTGTCTTTTCTTATAGATCCGGTATTGAGTTTATACGGATCACCATTTAAATATTTTAATAAGGCATTTAAAGGATCGGATATCTATAAACCAGAAGATATTCCGGAACTAGATTATTTGATAATTACCCACGATCATTTTGACCATTTGGATTATCCTACAGTGCAATCCATCAGAGATCGAACGCATAAGGCTATTGTTCCATTGGGAGTGGGGGTACACCTGGAAAGATGGGGATATAAAGAAAACCAGCTTATTGAAGAAGAATGGGGTGCAGAAGTAGAACTGAAGAATAATATAAAAATTGCCTTTACTCCTGCAAGGCACTTTTCAGGAAGAAGAGTAAGGCAGAATGACACCCTTTGGGCTTCCTATGTACTGGAAACACCCACAAAGAAAATCTTTTTGGGTGGAGACAGCGGTTATGATTCCCATTTTAAGATGATTGGGGAAAAATATGGTCCTTTTAACTATGCTATTCTTGAAAACGGGCAATACGGAGAGGCATGGAGATATATTCATACATTACCGGAAGATGTAATTCAGGCAAGTATAGATATTAATGCGAAAAAAATAATTCCGGTTCATGCTGCAAAATTTGCACTGGCACTTCACCCTTGGAATGAGCCTTTACAAAAGATAACCAGCCTTGGAAAAGAACAAAATCTAGACATCCTTACTCCGATGATTGGAGAGGTGGTTGATCTAAATAATTCAAATCAACAGTTTACAGTCTGGTGGGAAGACTGA
- a CDS encoding helix-turn-helix domain-containing protein: protein MESTESLSGFYERNAPDQVLQCIGASGMGHFNVFSRESCSLLSPYSRRDYYKISLIIGKGKLHYADKWIQVDRPALLFSNPIVPYSWEADDEDQKGWFCLFTEQFLQNGSRLGNLQDSPLFKIGGTPVFFVEEEQQEILSDLYTKMMTEIQSDYIHKYDMLRAYLHLMIHETMRMHPAETFEPYQNASQRVASLFMELLERQFPIDSPEAFLKLKTPNDYAQSLSIHVNSLNRSVKEITGKTTSQQITGRIIQEANALLTHTDWNVSEIAYGLGFEEPAYFTNYFKKQTGVTPNTLRMNLV from the coding sequence ATGGAATCAACAGAATCACTAAGCGGTTTTTATGAAAGAAATGCTCCTGATCAGGTGTTGCAATGTATTGGAGCGAGTGGAATGGGGCACTTTAATGTTTTCTCAAGAGAGTCTTGCTCTTTATTGTCTCCCTATAGCAGAAGAGATTATTATAAAATTTCATTAATCATAGGAAAAGGAAAGCTTCATTATGCTGATAAGTGGATTCAGGTGGATCGTCCCGCATTGCTGTTTTCCAATCCTATTGTTCCTTACTCCTGGGAGGCTGATGATGAAGATCAGAAAGGTTGGTTTTGCCTTTTTACAGAGCAGTTTTTGCAGAATGGAAGCCGTCTGGGAAACCTTCAGGATTCCCCGCTTTTTAAGATTGGCGGAACTCCGGTTTTCTTTGTGGAGGAAGAACAGCAGGAAATACTTTCGGATTTGTATACCAAAATGATGACGGAAATTCAGTCCGATTACATCCATAAATATGATATGCTTAGGGCCTATCTTCATCTGATGATTCATGAAACGATGAGAATGCATCCGGCAGAAACTTTTGAGCCTTACCAGAATGCATCACAAAGAGTAGCTTCTTTATTTATGGAATTGCTGGAAAGACAATTCCCGATTGATAGCCCAGAGGCCTTTTTAAAGCTAAAGACCCCAAATGATTACGCACAGAGCCTTTCCATTCATGTCAACTCTTTAAACCGCTCAGTGAAAGAGATTACAGGAAAAACCACTAGCCAGCAGATTACAGGACGAATTATTCAGGAAGCCAATGCCTTGTTGACCCACACAGACTGGAATGTTTCTGAAATAGCCTATGGATTGGGTTTTGAAGAACCTGCTTATTTTACCAATTACTTTAAAAAACAAACTGGAGTGACTCCAAATACCCTTAGAATGAACCTTGTTTGA
- a CDS encoding MBL fold metallo-hydrolase has protein sequence MNRRDLLKNGLLVGALSFVPFSNVFAETKTSPEKPEDDLSGFKKIKLGELELFILTGGYIHETDVNSFAPRGNVSELKTILKDNFRPEDYIDMALNFLLIKTKNRLILMDSGMGIFADERSGFLLKSLQKAGFAAKDITDVFISHAHPDHIGGVIDKQNALVFPNANIFISKTEYDFWMQASIKDFNNSALKSKPELLSQIISALQNILKTIKPKLKFYDLDNPLYDYFSFQLAPGHTPGLTVTTISSGNEKLIYIADLIHSDVILFPHPEWGFSGDTDLDIATASRKKLLLQLADTKTRAFACHLPWPGLGFTKKKGNAFEWIPESFMN, from the coding sequence ATGAACAGAAGAGACTTATTAAAAAACGGATTACTGGTGGGAGCATTAAGTTTTGTTCCCTTTTCTAATGTTTTTGCAGAGACAAAAACAAGTCCGGAAAAACCTGAAGATGATTTATCCGGTTTTAAAAAAATAAAATTGGGAGAGTTGGAATTGTTTATTCTTACAGGCGGATATATTCATGAAACAGATGTAAATTCATTTGCTCCACGAGGTAACGTTTCAGAATTGAAAACCATTCTTAAAGATAATTTTAGGCCGGAAGATTATATTGATATGGCTCTGAATTTTTTACTGATTAAAACAAAGAATAGACTGATTTTAATGGATTCAGGAATGGGAATTTTTGCTGATGAAAGATCTGGGTTTTTGTTGAAAAGCCTCCAAAAGGCAGGATTTGCAGCAAAAGATATTACTGATGTTTTCATTTCTCATGCGCATCCTGATCATATTGGAGGGGTAATAGATAAACAAAATGCTCTTGTTTTCCCGAATGCTAATATTTTTATTTCAAAAACTGAATATGATTTCTGGATGCAGGCTTCCATTAAAGATTTTAACAATAGTGCATTGAAATCTAAACCTGAATTGCTTAGTCAGATTATTTCGGCACTCCAGAATATATTAAAAACCATTAAGCCCAAATTGAAGTTTTATGATTTAGACAATCCGTTGTATGATTATTTTAGTTTTCAGCTGGCTCCGGGCCATACTCCCGGTTTAACGGTTACTACCATATCTTCAGGAAATGAAAAACTCATATATATTGCAGATCTCATTCATTCTGATGTTATTCTTTTTCCTCATCCTGAATGGGGGTTTTCTGGTGATACAGATCTGGATATTGCTACGGCTTCAAGAAAAAAGCTTCTCCTACAATTGGCAGATACCAAAACGAGAGCTTTTGCCTGTCATTTACCATGGCCGGGATTAGGATTTACGAAGAAGAAAGGAAATGCATTTGAATGGATTCCGGAGAGTTTCATGAATTAG
- a CDS encoding NADP-dependent isocitrate dehydrogenase codes for MSEKSKIYYTLTDEAPMLATHSFLPIVKAFTKSANIEIAVPDISLAGRILANFPEFLKDDQKIGDALAELGELATKPEANIIKLPNISASVPQLDAAIAELQAKGFAVPNYPAEPKNDEEKAIKAKYAKVLGSAVNPVLREGNSDRRAPKAVKNYAKTNPHRMGNWASDSKTDVAHMNNGDFYGTETSTTLENATKYKIVFKGNDGAETLLKDFAGLQAGEVIDSSVMNLNALKAFVQEAIEEAKNKNVLLSAHLKATMMKISDPIIFGAIVETFFKDVFTKYAETFKSLDVNPNNGLADLFEKIKGNAQEADIKADIEKALADGPRVAMVNSDKGITNFHVPSDIIVDASMAALVRGGGKMWNKEGNEEDTVCIIPDRSYAGFYQSVIDDMKAHGKLDPTTMGSVPNVGLMAQKAEEYGSHDKTFQLSADGTVEVQDEAGNVLLSQKVEKDDIFRMCQTKDAPIQDWVKLAVNRSRLSDTPAIFWLDKGRAHDREIIKKVEKYLADYDTTGLDIRILDVKDAMTETLKRAREGKDTISVSGNVLRDYLTDLFPILELGTSAKMLSIVPLMNGGGLFETGAGGSAPKHVEQFLEEGYLRWDSLGEFLALQASLEHLAQTQGNTKSQVLADALDEANAKFLATDKSPARKVGQIDNRGSHFYLAMYWAEALANQTADAELAAQFAPVAQAMKENEEVINAELIGAQGKPQNIDGYYKTDTYKTYSAMRPSTVLNEIVDAI; via the coding sequence ATGTCAGAAAAATCAAAAATTTACTACACGTTAACGGATGAAGCTCCAATGCTGGCTACCCACTCGTTTTTACCAATTGTAAAAGCTTTCACTAAATCAGCAAATATTGAGATCGCTGTTCCGGATATTTCTTTGGCAGGAAGAATTTTAGCTAACTTTCCTGAGTTTTTAAAGGATGACCAAAAAATTGGTGATGCTTTGGCTGAATTAGGAGAATTGGCAACTAAGCCTGAAGCTAATATCATCAAATTACCAAATATTTCTGCTTCTGTTCCTCAGCTAGACGCTGCTATCGCTGAACTACAGGCTAAAGGTTTCGCAGTTCCAAATTATCCTGCAGAACCTAAAAATGACGAAGAGAAAGCTATTAAGGCTAAATATGCAAAGGTTCTGGGTAGTGCTGTAAACCCTGTATTAAGAGAAGGAAATTCTGACAGACGTGCTCCAAAGGCTGTTAAAAACTATGCTAAAACAAACCCTCACAGAATGGGTAACTGGGCATCTGACAGCAAAACTGACGTAGCTCACATGAACAATGGTGATTTCTACGGAACAGAAACTTCTACTACATTAGAAAACGCTACAAAATATAAAATCGTATTCAAAGGAAATGACGGTGCTGAAACTTTACTGAAAGACTTCGCAGGTCTTCAGGCTGGTGAAGTAATCGATTCTTCTGTAATGAACCTAAATGCATTGAAGGCATTCGTTCAGGAAGCTATTGAAGAAGCTAAGAACAAAAATGTACTTCTTTCTGCTCACCTTAAAGCTACGATGATGAAGATCTCTGATCCAATCATTTTCGGGGCTATTGTAGAAACTTTCTTCAAGGATGTATTTACTAAATATGCTGAGACTTTCAAATCTTTAGATGTTAACCCAAATAATGGTCTTGCTGATCTTTTTGAAAAAATCAAAGGAAATGCTCAGGAAGCTGACATCAAGGCTGATATTGAAAAAGCTCTTGCTGACGGACCAAGAGTGGCAATGGTAAATTCTGACAAAGGAATTACTAACTTCCACGTACCTTCTGACATTATTGTTGATGCATCTATGGCTGCCCTTGTAAGAGGTGGAGGTAAAATGTGGAACAAGGAAGGAAATGAAGAAGATACAGTTTGTATTATTCCGGACCGTTCTTACGCTGGTTTCTATCAGTCTGTAATTGATGATATGAAAGCACACGGAAAACTAGACCCTACCACAATGGGATCTGTTCCAAACGTAGGTTTAATGGCTCAAAAAGCTGAGGAATATGGTTCTCACGACAAAACTTTCCAATTGTCTGCTGACGGAACGGTAGAGGTTCAGGATGAAGCCGGAAACGTTCTTCTTTCTCAAAAAGTAGAAAAGGATGATATCTTCAGAATGTGCCAGACTAAAGATGCTCCTATCCAGGACTGGGTGAAATTAGCTGTAAACAGATCAAGACTTTCTGATACGCCTGCGATCTTCTGGTTAGACAAAGGAAGAGCTCACGACAGAGAGATCATCAAAAAAGTAGAAAAATATCTTGCTGACTACGATACAACAGGTCTTGACATCAGAATCCTTGATGTAAAGGATGCTATGACTGAAACTTTAAAAAGAGCAAGAGAAGGTAAGGATACAATTTCTGTTTCAGGAAACGTATTAAGAGATTACTTAACTGACCTTTTCCCAATCCTTGAGCTTGGTACTTCTGCAAAAATGCTTTCTATTGTTCCATTGATGAACGGTGGTGGTTTATTTGAAACAGGTGCCGGAGGTTCTGCTCCAAAACACGTTGAGCAATTCCTTGAAGAAGGATACCTAAGATGGGATTCTCTAGGTGAATTCTTGGCATTACAGGCTTCTTTAGAACATTTAGCTCAAACTCAAGGGAATACAAAATCTCAGGTTTTAGCTGATGCATTGGATGAAGCAAACGCTAAGTTCTTGGCTACAGATAAATCTCCTGCAAGAAAAGTAGGTCAAATTGATAACAGAGGTTCTCACTTCTACTTAGCAATGTATTGGGCTGAGGCTTTGGCTAACCAAACTGCTGATGCTGAATTAGCTGCACAGTTTGCTCCGGTTGCACAAGCAATGAAAGAAAACGAAGAAGTAATTAATGCAGAATTAATTGGTGCTCAAGGTAAGCCTCAAAACATTGATGGTTACTACAAAACTGATACTTATAAAACGTATTCAGCAATGAGACCAAGCACAGTTTTAAATGAAATTGTTGATGCAATTTAA
- the tpx gene encoding thiol peroxidase: protein MSTTITLKGNEVHTIGALPSVGTKVKDFALVDSGLNVKTLETFEGKKKVFNIFPSIDTPTCAASSRKFNEEASKLDNTVVINVSKDLPFALGRFCAAEGLNNVETLSDFRSSFGDDYEVTITDSPLKGLLSRAVIVTDENNKVIYTEQVSEIANEPNYDAALTALNQ from the coding sequence ATGTCAACGACAATCACTTTAAAAGGAAACGAAGTACACACAATAGGAGCATTACCATCAGTAGGAACAAAAGTTAAGGATTTTGCCCTAGTAGATTCCGGGTTAAATGTAAAGACTCTTGAAACTTTTGAAGGAAAGAAAAAAGTATTCAATATTTTCCCAAGTATCGATACTCCAACTTGTGCCGCTTCCAGCAGAAAATTCAATGAAGAAGCTTCAAAACTGGATAATACAGTGGTAATTAATGTTTCCAAGGACCTTCCTTTTGCATTAGGAAGATTCTGTGCAGCGGAGGGGTTGAATAATGTAGAGACTCTTTCTGACTTCAGAAGCAGCTTTGGTGATGATTATGAAGTAACAATTACAGATTCTCCTTTGAAAGGCTTACTAAGCCGTGCGGTGATTGTTACAGACGAAAACAATAAAGTAATTTACACAGAGCAGGTTTCAGAAATAGCAAACGAACCTAATTATGATGCAGCGCTTACAGCCTTGAATCAATAA
- a CDS encoding GNAT family N-acetyltransferase, translated as MESIKFMVSPYQDELQLLLDGQKAGYMSIKVDGRLLIVYYTKLDEEHEGKGYAKLLLDELVRYAEEKDLLVDPECDFVRQQFENHPARYKDIWHA; from the coding sequence ATGGAAAGTATAAAATTTATGGTATCTCCATATCAGGATGAATTACAGCTACTCCTTGATGGGCAAAAAGCAGGTTATATGTCCATAAAGGTTGATGGAAGACTGCTCATTGTTTATTACACCAAGCTTGACGAAGAGCATGAGGGAAAAGGCTATGCTAAGCTTCTGCTGGATGAATTGGTACGCTATGCAGAGGAAAAAGATTTGCTTGTAGACCCGGAATGTGATTTTGTACGCCAGCAGTTTGAAAACCATCCCGCAAGGTACAAAGACATTTGGCATGCCTAA